The following proteins are encoded in a genomic region of Mycobacterium kiyosense:
- the fadE33 gene encoding acyl-CoA dehydrogenase, with product MSEERAMLADTVAALVAKHAGPAAVRAAIESEHGYDESLWQLLCEQVGAAALVVPEELGGAGGQLADAATVLQELGRALVPSPLLGTTLAELALLAAGEPDEETLGALAEGSSIGALVLDPDYVVNGDIADVVVAVEGGRLSRWTRFSAEPVTTMDLTRRLARLTPEETAELGEDPGLADAASILLAAEQIGAAERCLDLTVEYTKSRVQFGRPIGSFQALKHRMADLYVTVAAAKAVVNDACNEPTGRNAAAARLAATEALNIVAAEGIQLHGGIAITWEHDMHLYFKRAHGSAQLLDPPRELLRRLEPEILSKS from the coding sequence ATGTCTGAAGAGCGGGCGATGCTGGCCGACACCGTGGCGGCCCTGGTGGCCAAGCATGCCGGTCCGGCTGCCGTGCGTGCGGCGATCGAATCCGAGCACGGCTACGACGAGTCGCTGTGGCAGCTGCTGTGTGAGCAGGTCGGTGCCGCCGCCCTGGTGGTGCCCGAGGAGCTGGGCGGCGCCGGGGGCCAATTGGCCGATGCCGCAACGGTTCTACAGGAGTTGGGTCGCGCATTGGTGCCGTCGCCGTTGCTGGGCACCACGCTCGCCGAGCTCGCCCTGCTGGCGGCGGGGGAACCCGACGAGGAAACACTCGGCGCGCTGGCCGAAGGCAGCTCGATCGGGGCGCTGGTGCTCGACCCGGACTACGTGGTCAACGGCGACATCGCCGACGTCGTCGTCGCCGTCGAAGGCGGCCGGCTGAGCCGGTGGACCAGGTTCAGCGCGGAGCCGGTCACCACCATGGACCTGACCCGCCGGCTGGCCCGGTTGACACCCGAGGAGACCGCCGAACTGGGCGAGGATCCGGGTCTTGCCGACGCGGCGTCGATCCTGCTGGCGGCCGAGCAGATCGGTGCCGCCGAGCGCTGTCTGGACCTGACCGTCGAATACACGAAGAGCCGGGTGCAGTTCGGTCGCCCGATCGGCAGCTTCCAGGCGCTCAAACACCGGATGGCCGACTTGTACGTCACCGTCGCAGCTGCCAAGGCCGTGGTGAACGACGCCTGCAACGAGCCCACCGGGCGCAACGCAGCCGCGGCGCGGCTGGCCGCTACCGAGGCGCTGAATATCGTTGCCGCCGAGGGTATCCAGCTCCATGGCGGCATCGCGATCACCTGGGAACACGACATGCACCTGTACTTCAAGCGTGCACACGGCAGTGCGCAATTGCTCGACCCGCCGCGTGAGCTGCTGCGCCGACTGGAGCCCGAGATACTCTCGAAATCGTGA
- a CDS encoding hypothetical protein (frameshifted, deletion at around 5839711), giving the protein MTGHVALRAGIPPFYVMDVWLAAAERQRTHGDLVNLSAGQPSVGAPEPVRAAAASALHLNQLGYTVALGIPELRAAIATDYQRQHGLSIEPDAVVVTTGSSGGFLLAFLACFDVGDRVAMASPGYPCYRNILSALGCEVVEIPCGPETRFQPTAAMLAELDPPIKGVIVASPANPTGTVIPPEELAAIVSWCDDNDVRLISDEVYHGLVYQGAPPTSCAWETCREMPCWSTAFPSITR; this is encoded by the coding sequence GTGACCGGACATGTCGCCCTGCGCGCGGGCATCCCACCGTTCTACGTGATGGACGTCTGGCTGGCCGCCGCGGAGCGGCAACGCACCCACGGCGATCTGGTGAACCTCTCCGCCGGCCAGCCCAGCGTCGGCGCCCCGGAGCCGGTGCGGGCCGCAGCCGCATCCGCCCTGCACCTCAATCAGCTCGGTTACACCGTGGCGCTGGGCATTCCGGAGTTGCGGGCCGCCATCGCGACGGATTATCAACGCCAGCATGGCCTTTCCATCGAACCCGACGCGGTGGTGGTGACCACCGGATCATCCGGCGGCTTCCTGTTGGCATTCTTGGCCTGCTTCGACGTGGGTGACCGGGTAGCCATGGCCAGCCCCGGCTATCCCTGCTACCGAAACATCCTGTCCGCGTTGGGTTGTGAGGTGGTGGAGATCCCGTGCGGACCCGAGACCCGGTTCCAGCCCACCGCCGCGATGCTCGCCGAACTCGATCCGCCGATCAAGGGCGTCATAGTCGCCAGCCCGGCCAACCCCACCGGCACCGTGATTCCGCCCGAGGAACTGGCGGCGATCGTTTCCTGGTGCGACGACAACGATGTGCGGCTGATCAGCGACGAGGTCTATCACGGACTGGTCTACCAAGGGGCGCCACCGACCAGCTGTGCGTGGGAGACGTGTCGCGAAATGCCGTGTTGGTCAACAGCTTTTCCAAGTATTACGCGATGA
- a CDS encoding hypothetical protein (frameshifted, deletion at around 5839711), giving the protein MVNSFSKYYAMTGWRLGWLVVPEELRRAVDCLTGNFTICPPVLSQIAGVSAFTPESRAEAQANLQHYAVNRLMLLDGLRRIGIERLAPTDGAFYVYADVSDFTTDSLAFCSKLLTDTGVAIAPGIDFDPTRGNSYVRLSFAGPTSDIEEALRRIRGWLPSQ; this is encoded by the coding sequence TTGGTCAACAGCTTTTCCAAGTATTACGCGATGACCGGATGGCGACTGGGCTGGCTGGTGGTACCCGAAGAGTTGCGTCGCGCGGTGGATTGCCTGACCGGCAATTTCACCATCTGCCCACCGGTGCTGTCCCAGATCGCGGGCGTGTCGGCGTTCACGCCCGAGTCGAGGGCCGAGGCTCAGGCGAATCTGCAGCATTACGCCGTCAACCGGCTGATGCTGCTGGACGGGCTGCGCCGCATCGGAATCGAGCGACTGGCGCCGACCGACGGGGCGTTCTACGTCTACGCCGACGTCTCCGACTTCACCACCGATTCGCTGGCGTTCTGCTCGAAGTTGCTGACCGATACCGGAGTTGCGATCGCGCCGGGCATCGACTTCGACCCGACCCGCGGCAATTCCTATGTCCGGCTGTCGTTCGCCGGGCCGACCAGTGATATCGAAGAGGCGCTACGCCGGATTCGCGGCTGGCTGCCGAGCCAGTAG
- the nat gene encoding arylamine N-acetyltransferase, with amino-acid sequence MDLSAYFDRVDYGGDTRPGLAVLQDLITAHTGAIPFENLDPFTGIPVDDLSPEALTDKLVHRRRGGYCYEQNGLMGYVLAELGFRVRRLAGRVVWMQPTGAPTPAMTHTVLAVTFPGGAGPYLVDVGFGGQTPTSPLRLLTGGEQATTHEPYRLEDHGDGLVLQAKIRDGWQSLYEFTTQTCPQIDLAVGSWWVSTHPSSHFVTGLMVARVAGDARLNLAGRNLVIHRGDGSEKIGLDGAAAVLDALQERFGINLADFDRAALQSRVEALLARQPAANPA; translated from the coding sequence ATGGATCTCTCCGCATACTTCGACCGGGTCGATTACGGGGGTGACACGAGGCCGGGCCTGGCTGTGCTACAGGACCTGATCACCGCGCACACCGGCGCCATCCCGTTCGAGAACCTGGACCCGTTCACCGGCATACCGGTCGATGACCTGAGCCCGGAAGCGTTGACCGACAAGCTGGTTCACCGCCGCCGCGGCGGGTACTGCTACGAACAGAACGGCTTGATGGGCTACGTGCTGGCCGAACTCGGCTTCCGGGTGCGTCGGCTGGCCGGCCGGGTGGTCTGGATGCAGCCGACCGGTGCCCCGACCCCGGCCATGACTCACACCGTGCTTGCGGTGACCTTCCCCGGGGGCGCGGGTCCGTACCTGGTCGACGTCGGATTCGGCGGGCAGACCCCCACCTCACCGTTGCGCTTGCTGACCGGCGGGGAGCAGGCGACTACGCACGAGCCGTACCGCCTCGAGGACCACGGCGACGGCCTGGTGCTGCAGGCGAAGATCCGCGACGGGTGGCAGTCGCTGTATGAGTTCACCACCCAGACCTGCCCACAGATCGACCTGGCGGTGGGCAGTTGGTGGGTCTCCACGCACCCGTCGTCGCATTTCGTCACCGGCCTGATGGTGGCGCGGGTGGCCGGCGATGCGCGGCTGAATCTGGCCGGCCGTAACCTGGTCATCCACCGTGGCGACGGCAGCGAGAAGATCGGGCTGGACGGTGCCGCCGCGGTGCTCGACGCCCTTCAGGAGCGGTTCGGGATCAACCTGGCAGACTTCGACCGCGCCGCGCTGCAATCGCGCGTCGAAGCGCTACTGGCTCGGCAGCCAGCCGCGAATCCGGCGTAG
- a CDS encoding antitoxin HicB, whose protein sequence is MNRYTYRAQWCPDNDEYVAKCLEFPYLRERAPTAQQAVALVVAALDEKLAIMQELGEHPPPSLTDRNYSGTFIVRTSTALHLRLALEAQEEGVSMNQWVVQQLTGRRRGEPAYPWD, encoded by the coding sequence GTGAACCGCTACACGTACCGCGCGCAGTGGTGCCCGGACAACGACGAATACGTCGCAAAGTGTCTGGAATTCCCGTACTTGAGGGAGCGGGCGCCAACCGCGCAACAGGCCGTCGCTCTGGTGGTGGCAGCCCTCGACGAGAAATTGGCGATCATGCAGGAGTTGGGCGAGCATCCGCCGCCGTCGCTCACCGACCGCAACTACAGCGGCACCTTCATCGTCCGAACCTCGACTGCGCTGCACCTGCGCCTTGCGCTGGAAGCCCAGGAAGAGGGAGTGTCGATGAACCAGTGGGTCGTACAGCAGTTGACTGGCCGGCGGCGTGGCGAACCAGCCTATCCCTGGGACTAG
- a CDS encoding oxidoreductase yields the protein MAAPPIDPRTFRNVLGQFCTGITIITTVHDGVPVGFACQSFAALSLDPPLVLFCPTKVSRSWQAIEASGRFCVNMLTEAQKPVSARFGSKEPDKFAGIDWRPSELGSPIIDGSLAYIDCTVASVHDGGDHFVVFGAVQSLSEAPKIKPRPLLFYRGEYTGIEPDKNTPAQWRDDLEAFLTTTTEDTWL from the coding sequence ATGGCCGCTCCGCCGATCGACCCGCGCACCTTCCGCAATGTGCTGGGCCAGTTCTGCACCGGGATCACCATCATCACCACCGTGCATGACGGCGTACCGGTCGGCTTCGCCTGCCAGTCGTTCGCGGCACTGTCGCTGGATCCCCCGCTGGTGCTGTTCTGCCCCACCAAGGTGTCACGGTCCTGGCAGGCGATCGAGGCCAGCGGCCGGTTCTGCGTGAACATGCTGACCGAGGCGCAGAAACCCGTCTCGGCCCGGTTCGGCTCCAAGGAGCCGGACAAGTTCGCGGGGATCGATTGGCGCCCTTCGGAACTCGGTTCACCGATCATCGACGGTTCGCTGGCCTACATCGACTGTACGGTGGCCTCGGTGCACGACGGCGGCGACCATTTCGTGGTGTTCGGTGCGGTGCAGTCCTTGTCGGAGGCGCCCAAGATCAAGCCCCGTCCGCTGTTGTTCTATCGCGGCGAGTACACCGGCATCGAGCCGGACAAGAACACCCCGGCGCAGTGGCGCGACGACCTGGAGGCGTTCCTGACCACCACCACCGAGGACACCTGGCTCTGA
- the hsaC gene encoding iron-dependent extradiol dioxygenase, with amino-acid sequence MSIRSLGYLRIEATDMAAWREFGLKVLGMVEGKGTTEGALYLRMDDFPARLVIVPGEQDRLIEAGWECANAAGLQEIRNRLDVEGTPYKEATAAELADRRVDEMIRFSDPSGNCLEVFHGAALEHRRVVSPYGHKFVTAEQGLGHVVLTTRDDEETLHFYRDVLGFKLRDSMRLPPQVVGRPADGPPAWLRFLGCNPRHHSLAFMPGQTPSGIVHLMVEVGEADDVGLCLDRALRKKVPMSATLGRHVNDLMLSFYMKTPSGFDVEFGCEGRQVEDDDWIARESTAISLWGHDFSVGFKA; translated from the coding sequence ATGAGCATCCGGTCATTGGGTTACCTGCGCATCGAGGCCACCGACATGGCCGCCTGGCGTGAATTCGGTCTTAAGGTGCTCGGCATGGTCGAGGGCAAGGGCACCACGGAGGGCGCGCTCTATCTGCGGATGGACGATTTCCCGGCCCGGTTGGTGATCGTGCCGGGCGAACAGGACCGGCTCATCGAGGCCGGCTGGGAATGCGCGAACGCCGCTGGGCTGCAGGAGATCCGGAACCGGCTCGATGTCGAGGGCACGCCCTACAAGGAAGCCACCGCCGCCGAACTGGCTGACCGCCGGGTCGACGAGATGATCCGGTTCTCCGATCCGTCCGGTAACTGCCTGGAGGTCTTTCACGGCGCCGCGCTGGAACACCGTCGGGTGGTCAGCCCGTACGGGCACAAGTTCGTCACCGCCGAGCAGGGCCTGGGGCATGTGGTGCTGACCACTCGCGACGACGAAGAGACGTTGCACTTCTACCGCGACGTCCTGGGCTTCAAGCTGCGTGACTCGATGCGACTGCCGCCGCAGGTGGTAGGCCGGCCGGCCGACGGTCCACCCGCCTGGCTGCGGTTCCTGGGTTGCAACCCGCGTCATCACAGCCTTGCCTTCATGCCCGGACAGACCCCCAGCGGCATCGTGCACCTGATGGTCGAAGTGGGAGAGGCCGACGACGTGGGGCTGTGCCTGGACCGCGCGCTGCGGAAGAAGGTACCGATGTCGGCGACGCTGGGTCGCCACGTCAACGATCTGATGCTGTCCTTCTACATGAAGACCCCCAGTGGATTCGATGTCGAATTCGGTTGCGAGGGAAGACAAGTCGAAGACGACGACTGGATCGCCCGGGAGAGCACGGCAATCAGCTTGTGGGGCCACGACTTCAGCGTCGGCTTCAAGGCTTAG
- the bphD gene encoding 4,5-9,10-diseco-3-hydroxy-5,9,17-trioxoandrosta-1 (10),2-diene-4-oate hydrolase yields MTSTDELTFESTSRYAEVDVDGPLKLHYHEAGAGNHQTVVLLHGGGPGASSWSNFSRNIAVLAQHFHVLAVDQPGYGHSDKRAEHGQFNRYAARALKGLFDQLDLKRVPLVGNSLGGGTAVRFALDYPELAGKLVLMGPGGLSVNLFAPDPTEGVKRLGKFSVEPTRENLEAFLRVMVYDQKLITPELIDQRFELASTPESLAATRAMGMSFSGADFELGMMWREVYKLRQPVLLIWGREDRVNPLDGALVALKTIPRAQLHVFGQCGHWAQVEKFDEFNNLTIDFLGGSR; encoded by the coding sequence ATGACCAGTACCGACGAGCTCACGTTCGAATCCACCTCGCGCTACGCCGAAGTCGACGTCGACGGGCCGCTGAAGCTGCACTATCACGAGGCCGGGGCAGGCAACCATCAGACGGTGGTGCTGCTGCACGGTGGCGGGCCCGGGGCCTCGAGTTGGTCGAACTTCTCCCGCAATATCGCGGTGCTGGCCCAGCATTTCCACGTCCTCGCCGTCGACCAGCCGGGCTACGGGCACTCCGACAAGCGCGCCGAGCACGGGCAGTTCAACCGCTACGCGGCCCGGGCGCTCAAGGGCCTGTTCGACCAACTCGACCTCAAACGCGTTCCGCTGGTCGGCAATTCGCTGGGCGGCGGTACTGCGGTGCGGTTCGCGCTGGACTACCCGGAGCTGGCAGGCAAGCTGGTGCTGATGGGGCCGGGTGGTCTGAGCGTCAACCTGTTCGCGCCCGACCCCACCGAGGGGGTCAAGCGGCTGGGCAAGTTCTCCGTTGAGCCCACCCGGGAGAACCTCGAGGCGTTCCTTCGCGTAATGGTCTACGACCAGAAGCTGATCACCCCCGAGTTGATCGACCAGCGTTTCGAGCTGGCCAGCACCCCGGAGTCGCTGGCCGCCACCCGGGCAATGGGAATGTCGTTCTCCGGGGCCGATTTCGAGCTCGGCATGATGTGGCGAGAGGTGTACAAGCTGCGCCAGCCGGTGCTGTTGATCTGGGGCCGGGAAGACCGTGTCAACCCACTCGACGGTGCGTTGGTGGCGCTCAAGACCATTCCCCGCGCGCAGCTGCATGTGTTCGGGCAGTGCGGGCACTGGGCTCAGGTGGAGAAGTTCGACGAGTTCAACAACCTGACCATCGATTTCCTGGGAGGTTCCAGATGA
- a CDS encoding oxidoreductase: MTTIQQRDAQQVLAAVDDLLPRIRERAQATEDLRRLPEESVAELDEAGFFTLLQPEQWGGLQCDPALFYEAVRRIASACGSTGWVSSILGVHNWHLALFDQQAQEEVWGEDTSTRISSSYAPMGAGVVVDGGYLVNGSWNWSSGCDHATWAFLGGPVIKDGRPVDFGSFLIPISDYRIDDVWHVVGLKGTGSNTVVVKDVFVPRHRFLSYKAMNDGTAGGYQRNTAPVYKMPWGTMHPTTISAPIVGMAYGAYAAHVEHQGKRVRAAFAGEKAKDDPFAKIRIAEAASDIDAAWRQLSGNVADEYALLSAGKEIPFELRARARRDQVRATGRAIASIDRLFEASGATALGIDQPVQRFWRDAHAGRVHAANDPERAYVIFGNNEFGLPPGDTMV, from the coding sequence GTGACCACCATTCAACAGCGTGATGCGCAGCAGGTGTTAGCTGCCGTCGACGATCTGCTCCCGCGGATTCGCGAACGTGCGCAGGCGACGGAAGACCTACGCCGGCTGCCCGAGGAGTCGGTGGCCGAACTCGACGAAGCGGGCTTTTTCACCCTGTTGCAGCCCGAGCAGTGGGGCGGCCTGCAGTGCGACCCCGCGCTGTTCTACGAGGCGGTGCGGCGGATCGCCAGTGCGTGTGGCTCCACCGGTTGGGTGAGCTCGATCCTGGGGGTGCACAACTGGCACCTCGCGTTGTTCGACCAGCAGGCTCAGGAGGAGGTCTGGGGCGAGGACACCTCGACGCGCATCTCGTCTTCCTACGCCCCGATGGGTGCCGGCGTGGTGGTCGACGGCGGTTACCTGGTCAACGGTTCCTGGAACTGGTCCTCGGGTTGCGACCACGCCACCTGGGCCTTCCTGGGCGGGCCGGTGATCAAGGACGGCCGGCCGGTGGACTTCGGCAGCTTCCTGATCCCGATCAGCGACTACCGCATCGACGACGTCTGGCACGTGGTCGGTCTTAAGGGCACCGGCAGCAACACCGTCGTCGTCAAGGACGTGTTCGTGCCCCGGCACCGGTTCCTGTCCTACAAGGCGATGAACGACGGCACCGCCGGGGGGTACCAGCGCAACACTGCACCGGTTTACAAGATGCCTTGGGGCACAATGCATCCCACCACTATCTCGGCTCCGATCGTGGGAATGGCCTACGGCGCCTACGCCGCGCATGTCGAGCATCAGGGCAAGCGGGTGCGCGCCGCGTTCGCCGGCGAGAAGGCCAAGGACGACCCGTTCGCCAAGATCCGCATCGCCGAGGCGGCCAGCGACATCGACGCCGCGTGGCGCCAGCTGAGCGGCAACGTCGCCGACGAGTACGCGCTGCTGTCGGCCGGCAAGGAGATCCCGTTCGAATTGCGCGCCCGCGCCCGTCGCGACCAGGTGCGTGCCACCGGCCGCGCGATCGCCTCGATCGACCGGCTCTTCGAGGCATCCGGCGCCACCGCGCTGGGCATCGACCAACCGGTGCAACGGTTCTGGCGCGACGCCCACGCCGGCCGGGTGCACGCGGCCAACGACCCCGAGCGGGCGTATGTGATCTTCGGCAACAACGAGTTCGGGTTGCCGCCCGGCGACACCATGGTTTGA
- a CDS encoding hypothetical protein (frameshifted, deletion at around 5846937), with the protein MTEADLDQLPDEPLGDHVLTLRIAEVVAETDDARSLVFAVPDGPDDPQIPPARLRYSPASS; encoded by the coding sequence TTGACCGAGGCGGATCTGGACCAACTACCCGACGAACCGCTCGGCGACCACGTCCTTACGCTGCGGATCGCCGAGGTCGTCGCGGAAACCGACGATGCGCGGTCGCTGGTGTTCGCGGTCCCCGACGGACCAGACGACCCGCAGATCCCGCCCGCCCGGCTGCGCTACTCCCCGGCCAGTTCCTGA
- the hmp gene encoding 3-ketosteroid-9-alpha-hydroxylase reductase subunit (frameshifted, deletion at around 5846937), producing MPSERTGSVARCYSLCSSPFTDEALTVTVKRTADGYASNWLCDHAHPGMHIHVLAPSGTFVPKTLDDDFLLLAAGSGITPIMSICKSALSEGSGQVTVIYANRDENSVIFCDALRELSGKYPDRLTVLHWLESLQGLPSAAALAKLAAPFTDRPVFICGPGPFMEAARVALETLKVPAAQVHIEVFKSLESDPFAAVKIDDAADEDDAGPATAVVELDGETYTVSWPRSAKLLDVLLAKGLDAPFSCREGHCGACAVTLRGGKVSMEVNDVLEQQDLDEGLILACQAHPETDSVEVTYDD from the coding sequence GTGCCCAGCGAACGCACCGGATCGGTGGCGCGCTGCTACTCGCTGTGCAGCTCACCGTTCACCGACGAGGCGTTGACGGTGACGGTCAAACGCACCGCCGACGGCTACGCCTCCAACTGGCTGTGCGACCACGCGCACCCGGGCATGCACATCCACGTGCTCGCCCCGTCGGGCACCTTCGTGCCCAAAACCCTCGACGACGATTTCCTGCTGCTGGCCGCCGGCAGCGGCATCACCCCGATCATGTCGATCTGCAAGTCGGCGCTGTCCGAAGGCAGCGGCCAGGTGACGGTCATCTACGCCAACCGCGACGAGAACTCGGTGATCTTCTGCGATGCGCTGCGGGAGCTGTCCGGAAAGTACCCCGACCGGCTCACCGTGCTGCACTGGCTGGAATCGCTGCAGGGACTGCCCAGCGCGGCCGCGCTGGCCAAACTGGCCGCCCCGTTCACCGACCGGCCGGTCTTCATCTGCGGACCCGGCCCCTTCATGGAAGCGGCGCGGGTTGCGCTGGAAACACTGAAAGTCCCTGCGGCGCAAGTGCATATCGAGGTGTTCAAGTCGCTGGAATCGGACCCGTTCGCGGCGGTCAAAATCGACGACGCCGCCGACGAGGACGACGCGGGTCCGGCTACCGCGGTCGTCGAGCTGGACGGGGAAACCTACACGGTGTCGTGGCCGCGCAGCGCCAAGCTGCTCGACGTGCTGCTGGCCAAGGGTCTGGACGCGCCGTTCTCCTGCCGCGAAGGCCACTGCGGCGCGTGCGCCGTCACCCTGCGCGGGGGCAAGGTGAGCATGGAGGTCAACGACGTGCTGGAGCAGCAGGACCTGGACGAGGGCCTGATCCTGGCCTGCCAAGCGCACCCGGAGACCGATTCGGTGGAAGTCACTTACGACGACTGA